In Setaria italica strain Yugu1 chromosome IX, Setaria_italica_v2.0, whole genome shotgun sequence, the genomic stretch taataaattcaATCCGTgcaatcataaactaattagacttaataaattcaATCCGTgcaataaattcatctcgcttAATAAATTCACATCTGTGCAATAAATTCATCTCACGACATCTGTgacatctgtgcaattagttacTTAATAAATTATCTCACTGTCAGGAAGGGGTGTgtaaattagttttataattaatttatatttaatactcctgtTAGAAAGGGGTGTataaattagttttgtaattaatttatatttaatactcctgcTAGGAAGGTAGAGGTTTTAATACGGGTGTGAATTAGTTTTAATACGGGTGTGAAtcagttttgtaattaatttatgtttaatacttctaacgGATGTGTAaattagtttttgtaattaATTTACGTCTAATAAAAGGAAGGGGtgagttttataattagttctgtaaattagttttttaattaatttACGTCTAATAAAAGGAAGGGGtgagttttataattagtttaatAACAGGGAcgagttttataattagcatatgtttaacAATCAGCTCACACTCCTAATTAGCTTATAATAAGCTCACACTCCTAATTAGGATCACAGGTGCTACAATAGTTTTGTACCAAacattagcttatatttaatattttaatactcctaactagttatgtttaatactcttacgtttaatactcctaactcGTTTAATACTTAACTagttatgtttaatactcattTTAAcgggtgtatccaaacaaccccgaAGTCGGTCGTGATTTGTCCTGAGAGCACTGTAGCCGCAGATCGAACAGACACAGCGGCGCACGTAATGACGAATCCATAGCCATTTCTTCCGGTCCGCTTACAAGATAGCTTAGAGCATCCATGATACAACAACCCAAATTATCGTCGAAGTGGGCTACTAGGAACATAACGATGGCCCCATGACGGTGCAGTGCACCCTCCCATCACTGGCGGGCTCAGACGAATCAGAATATGCCGGAGAGCACGTTGGCGGCCGTGGagagcgcggcgccggcgatggcgcaCTGCACGACCTGCTCGTGCGACGCGCGGTCCGACGTGAGCGCGACCGCCGCGCCCGTGATGGCGCCGGCCACGGCGCTGTTCCGCCAGTCGTGCGTCCCGCGCACCTCCGTGAGGCCGTAGGTCAGGCCGGAGTGCACGCCAGCCGCGAGTCCTGCAAAAGGCATCCGAATCAGATCAACCAAGCTAGCTAGCGATGGGAAGAAAATCTGAAATATCGTCGTTTGTCTCGTTGACAACAAATGCTTGATGATTCAATTTCAACAAGTACAGAAGTATTACCCCACTGTAACGACTCTTTGCTCACGTTTTTCACCTGAGGAAAATGGAAAAGGAATTACAACCAAGCAAGGCACGGTTGGTATAGAACTAGACAACTCGGCTAGTTTTGTTGATGGCTTACCATGGCCTCAGCCGACTTGCTACCACTGTTCGTCCCTGCCCAATTTTGCCACCACAAGATCAACAATGTTGCTTACTCATGGTTACACACTTACACTGCTAATAAGCAGAAGCAAAGTAATACTAGCCGACTGAACGCAAGATCAGAGCTGTTACCAACTTACCATTGAGTTCTGGGAACGAGCGTTTCCTCGAGCCGGTGGCGCCAGACACCGATCCTCCCTCGCCTGCAGCCAGTCAAAGCAAGACACCGCACTAAAATCTCCGAAAGGGACAGAAACAGAGCGAGGTAATTGAACAGCTTGTTCTACGAGCTgctgcagcaacagcaacagcaacagcaacaaagTTTTGTTACCTTCGATGGCCATGAAGTACGACTCCCTCGCGACTGCTTGGACCGCGCCGATCTGCAAGAACACACGGCAGAAGCAGAACCGAGTGGATGAGAGACGGGG encodes the following:
- the LOC101757174 gene encoding outer envelope pore protein 16-2, chloroplastic — its product is MSGSMETQARAFADEVRGGLEGKSWMLDLGHPLLNRIAESFVKAAGIGAVQAVARESYFMAIEGEGGSVSGATGSRKRSFPELNGTNSGSKSAEAMVKNVSKESLQWGLAAGVHSGLTYGLTEVRGTHDWRNSAVAGAITGAAVALTSDRASHEQVVQCAIAGAALSTAANVLSGIF